The following coding sequences lie in one Helicoverpa zea isolate HzStark_Cry1AcR chromosome 2, ilHelZeax1.1, whole genome shotgun sequence genomic window:
- the LOC124638443 gene encoding collagen alpha-1(III) chain-like, with amino-acid sequence MHFALCCVCRDDEAVLTNISEMIDLAIGTPEIGVVDFSMLQTVLHCLAQQLGVLSKNVELRGSVAALPVGRPSDTTQTIAISEFIVDTGAPGGYELATYPMSPDQESMLVVERRKRTDYTPAPSRKTTTPGMSTPGGKAAGGGQVPGGGQFPGGGQVPGGGQFPGGGQGPGGGQVPGGGQFPGGGQGPGGGQVPGGGQGPGGGQVPGGGQLPGYGQGPGGGQGPGGVGGAGAGPGGVPGAQGGVGPPSSPAPPSGAARGGPQAPPGYETAIPAAAQTTPSMPPPMAPPGSRPLPPVASRPSSERLSLVTLSKFNVLEGTVNDLKQRVYGTTPKNEDILQEVRSQGNLKAITDMWTNMNVSSRLDAAEEGIGKLSSLIEDLIGETVELQKATGSQPSPATARLAEKAKAVSQTPRGPGGGGYGPDGGQGMQGGQAAPAYGPPGGQPAPAYGPPGGQQAPAYGPPGGQQAPGYGPPGGQQAPAYGPPGGQQAPGYGPPGGQPGGQPAPGYGPPGGQQAPAYGPPGGQPAPGYGPPGQQGQGAPGGQQGQGYGPPGVQQGQGQGPPGGQQGQGFGPPGGQQVQGQGPPGGQQGQGFGPASGQQGQGFGPPGGQQGQGQGAPGGQQGQGFGPAGAQQGQGFGPAGGQQGQGFGPAGGQQGQGYGPTGGQQDQGYGPAGGQQGQGYGPAGGQQGQGYGPPGAQQVQGQGSFGPMGGAQGMPGVQSMLDLSAYATKDELMQLLGHLQRVRNDLDSLTESFYNAMKEVNDAFEPPTPLPPPSTLALVTPAGEVMTQAYGGRGPGGGASGGGASGGGAGGGKAGGGKGGGGKAGGGGYGGGADGPAPNITLAPGMAAPGTGMTQYTPQSHQMGQSPQTIQMAQMGGNVMERLIELEKQLKKCCDNITKSDGLVNDQLSSFQDQLEYMAKQIAGLTGGDMGLAGKLSPDLVKDLQGLMQLFQTVQDMQTQLQQVHETALHLAAEKEDRQNHIDALLEQIELLKAIKLDREDMVEALADKADLRMLARKVSHDQFETACDDLSKGLEHALGKLNVQEALWQQALDDIQREIETKLDKMELSPVKEFFNNKLKQLQDNLKQMAALRREAEAAGTKRRLLRDVNCISCDAKAIMSMDAPSPLPAKPLPATLSMKPYLSYELDAIRKAQASNLPHRNMHDWEHIDKQMMPKQPYKVRSETDKHLCNRYCGGSHTVTTPAQRVARLGHFIKQWGPEVLPLSSGFAAGDDGRLYKISTGEGASVGPGGAVEGAATCAPKSPVKKPEPPKGPKPIVISAECRCLDPTERQPKS; translated from the exons ATGCATTTTGCACTGTGTTGTGTCTGTAGAGATG ACGAGGCTGTACTAACGAATATATCGGAAATGATCGACTTGGCCATCGGTACTCCTGAG ATCGGAGTTGTGGACTTCAGTATGCTGCAGACTGTCCTGCACTGCCTTGCCCAACAACTCGGAGTGCTGAGCAAGAATGTTGAGTTGCGAGGCAGCGTGGCGGCCCTGCCCGTCGGCAGACCCTCCGACACTACCCAGACCATAGCCATCAGCGAGTTCATCGTCGATACAGGG GCACCCGGAGGCTATGAGCTAG CAACATATCCGATGTCACCTGATCAAGAAAGTATGCTTGTTG ttgAGCGCAGGAAAAGGACAGATTACACTCCAGCGCCTT CTAGAAAAACCACGACACCCGGAATGAGTACTCCAGGTGGTAAGGCTGCTGGTGGCGGTCAGGTTCCTGGGGGTGGTCAGTTCCCTGGTGGCGGTCAGGTTCCTGGGGGCGGTCAGTTCCCTGGTGGCGGTCAGGGTCCCGGTGGAGGTCAGGTTCCTGGTGGCGGTCAGTTCCCTGGTGGCGGTCAGGGTCCCGGTGGAGGTCAGGTTCCTGGTGGAGGTCAGGGTCCCGGTGGAGGTCAGGTTCCTGGTGGCGGTCAGCTTCCTGGTTACGGTCAGGGTCCCGGTGGAGGTCAGGGTCCCGGTGGAGTCGGTGGTGCGGGTGCTGGCCCCGGCGGTGTGCCTGGTGCCCAAGGCGGCGTCGGACCTCCATCCAGTCCTGCACCGCCTTCTGGAGCCGCTAGAGGTGGGCCTCAAGCACCACCTGGCTATGAGACAGCCATTCCTGCAGCTGCTCAGACCACGCCATCAATGCCTCCGCCAATGGCACCACCAGGATCTCGTCCACTTCCACCTGTAGCCTCTAGACCGTCCTCAGAGAGGCTTTCCCTCGTCACACTCAGCAAATTCAACGTGTTAGAAGGCACAGTCAATGACCTGAAGCAACGCGTTTACGGCACCACCCCCAAGAACGAGGATATATTGCAAGAAGTCAG GTCACAAGGAAATTTGAAGGCAATTACAGACATGTGGACCAACATGAATGTCTCATCACGTTTGGATGCTGCAGAAGAAGGCATCGGCAAGCTTAGCTCACTGATAGAAGACCTCATTGGAGAGACGGTCGAACTACAAAAGGCTACTGGAAGCCAACC GAGCCCTGCGACGGCCAGATTGGCAGAAAAAGCTAAGGCTGTGTCGCAAACGCCGAGGGGACCGGGCGGTGGTGGATACGGTCCTGATGGTGGTCAAGGAATGCAGGGTGGTCAAGCAGCTCCAGCGTACGGCCCACCTGGTGGTCAACCTGCTCCTGCTTATGGTCCGCCAGGCGGTCAACAGGCCCCAGCGTATGGGCCCCCTGGAGGCCAGCAAGCTCCAGGATATGGTCCACCTGGTGGGCAACAGGCCCCAGCGTATGGGCCTCCTGGAGGCCAGCAAGCTCCGGGATATGGTCCACCTGGTG GTCAACCTGGAGGCCAGCCAGCTCCGGGATATGGTCCACCTGGTGGTCAACAGGCTCCAGCGTATGGGCCTCCTGGAGGCCAGCCAGCTCCGGGATATGGTCCACCTGGTCAGCAAGGCCAAGGCGCTCCTGGTGGTCAGCAAGGCCAAGGTTATGGTCCGCCTGGTGTTCAGCAAGGCCAAGGACAAGGCCCTCCCGGTGGTCAACAAGGCCAAGGATTTGGCCCACCCGGTGGTCAGCAAGTACAAGGACAAGGCCCTCCCGGTGGTCAACAGGGCCAAGGATTCGGTCCTGCTAGTGGTCAACAAGGCCAAGGATTTGGCCCACCCGGTGGTCAACAAGGCCAAGGACAAGGTGCTCCTGGTGGACAACAGGGCCAAGGATTCGGTCCTGCTGgtgcccaacagggccaaggatTCGGTCCTGCTGGTGGTCAGCAGGGCCAAGGATTCGGTCCTGCTGGTGGTCAGCAGGGCCAAGGGTACGGACCTACTGGTGGCCAACAGGACCAAGGATACGGACCTGCTGGTGGCCAACAGGGCCAAGGATACGGTCCTGCTGGTGGCCAACAGGGCCAAGGGTATGGTCCTCCTGGTGCTCAACAAGTACAAGGACAAGGTTCTTTCGGCCCTATGGGTGGAGCACAGGGCATGCCGGGTGTTCAATCTATGTTAGACTTGTCTGCATATGCTACTAAAGATGAGCTTATGCAGCTGCTTGGCCACTTGCAGCGAGTAAGGAACGACCTGGACTCTCTGACAGAATCCTTCTATAACGCGATGAAGGAAGTCAATGATGCTTTTG AACCACCGACTCCGCTGCCTCCACCGTCTACATTAGCGCTGGTCACTCCCGCCGGTGAAGTGATGACGCAAGCTTATGGAGGACGCGGACCCGGAGGAGGCGCTTCTGGAGGAGGCGCTTCTGGAGGAGGAGCAGGCGGTGGAAAGGCAGGCGGTGGTAAAGGCGGCGGTGGAAAAGCAGGTGGTGGAGGTTATGGTGGGGGAGCAGATGGCCCTGCACCCAACATCACACTCGCCCCGGGTATGGCAGCACCAGGCACAGGAA TGACTCAGTATACACCACAGTCGCACCAAATGGGCCAGTCCCCTCAGACGATTCAGATGGCTCAAATGGGAGGAAATGTGATGGAAAGGCTGATTGAGCTCGAGAAGCAGTTGAAGAAGTGCTGCGACAACATCACTAAGTCTGATGGGCTCGTCAACGACCAG CTGTCTTCGTTCCAAGATCAACTAGAATATATGGCGAAGCAAATCGCAGGGTTGACTGGTGGCGACATGGGACTCGCCGGGAAGCTATCGCCAGATCTTGTTAAGGATCTACAAG GATTAATGCAATTGTTCCAAACGGTGCAAGATATGCAGACTCAGCTGCAACAAGTCCATGAGACGGCACTGCATCTAGCCGCTGAAAAAGAGGACAGGCAGAACCATATTGAC GCTCTACTGGAACAAATAGAGCTTCTAAAGGCCATCAAATTGGACCGCGAGGACATGGTGGAAGCCTTGGCCGACAAGGCAGACCTTCGCATGCTGGCTAGGAAGGTGTCTCATGATCAGTTCGAGACGGCTTGCGATGACCTCTCTAAAGGATTGGAGCATGCGCTTGGAAAGCTAAATGTTCAG GAAGCTCTTTGGCAACAAGCTCTGGATGACATCCAACGTGAGATCGAGACTAAGCTGGACAAGATGGAGCTGTCTCCTGTGAAGGAATTCTTCAACAACAAGCTGAAACAGCTTCAGGATAATCTGAAGCAGATGGCAGCACTTCGCCGCGAAGCGGAAGCCGCTGGCACCAAGAGGAGACTGTTGAG GGATGTCAACTGCATATCGTGCGATGCGAAAGCTATAATGTCCATGGACGCACCGTCGCCGTTACCTGCAAAACCACTGCCGGCTACGCTTTCCATGAAGCCGTATCTCAGTTATGAATTAG ACGCTATTCGCAAGGCCCAAGCAAGCAATTTACCGCATCGCAACATGCACGACTGGGAGCACATAGATAAGCAGATGATGCCCAAACAGCCCTACAAAGTCAG ATCAGAAACGGACAAGCACCTTTGCAACCGATATTGTGGCGGATCGCACACGGTAACGACTCCTGCGCAGCGCGTCGCAAGACTCGGCCACTTTATAAAACAGTGGGGGCCAGAGGTGCTTCCGTTGTCTTCAGGATTCGCGGCTGGGGATGATGGCAGG TTGTATAAAATCAGCACTGGGGAAGGCGCTAGCGTCGGTCCAG GTGGTGCAGTGGAAGGTGCAGCGACTTGTGCGCCGAAGTCTCCAGTCAAGAAGCCAGAGCCTCCTAAAGGGCCCAAGCCTATAGTTATCAGCGCG GAATGCCGCTGTTTGGATCCCACAG